The following is a genomic window from Micromonospora cathayae.
GCCGCTGCCGGGGACGATCCGGACCCGGACGATGGCCTCCTTGCGGCGGCCCACGGTCTGGATCGGACGGTCACCACGGGGCGCGCGGGCGACGGGTGCCGGCGCCTCGGCGGCGTCGAAGCCAACCTCGGTCTCGGTGATGTCGGTCATGCTGCTTCCTTCGCCCGCGCTCACTGCGCGATCTGCTTGATCTCGAACGGCACCGGCTGCTGCGCGGCGTGCGGGTGCTCGGCACCGGCGTAGACCTTCAGCTTCTTGATGAGCTGACGGCCCAGCTTGTTGTGCGGGAGCATGCCCTTGACGGCCAGCTCGATGGCGCGCTCCGGGCGCTTGGTCAGCAGCTCCTCGTAACCGACCTGCTTCAGACCACCGGGGTAGCCGGAGTGGCGGTAGGCGATCTTCTGCTGCCGCTTGTTACCGGTCAGCGCGACCTTGCCCGCGTTCACGATGACGACGAAGTCGCCCGTGTCGACGTGCGGCGCGAAAGTCGGCTTGTGCTTACCACGCAGCAACGTGGCGGCGTGGGTGGCCAGGCGGCCCAGCACGACATCAGAGGCGTCGATGACGTGCCACTGACGCTCGATCTCACCCGGCTTCGGGCTGTACGTACGCACAGGTCTACCTTGTCTCGTCGTCGGTCTGGGGTCGCGCGCCGAGGTGACCAGGGGTACCAGGCCGGACCAGCGCGCACGAACGACCAAGCGTACCTGAAGCGGTACGCCGCTGAATGTCGTACAACAGCAGGCAACGATACCCGCAGGCCGACGCGCCGGTCAAAACGGGGTCGACGCCACGCGGGAGCCACCACCAAGGGTGATCGTTTTCACACTCCGGTGAGCCGGCTGCCCGGCCGCCGGTACACCACCCAGGTCACCACCAGGCACAGCGCGTAGCAACCGATGAACGCCAGGTACGCCGCGTCCGCACTCTGCCAGGTCAGGAAGGACTGCCGGAAGGCGACGTTCACCAGCACCCCGCCGGAGGCGCCCACCGCGCCGGCGATACCGATCAGCGCCCCGGTGAGCCGACGCGCCCGCCGCTCGGCGTCGGCCGGGTCGAGCCGGCCCTGCGCCACCTCGCCCGCCACCCGGGCCCGGAAGATCGCCGGGATCATCTTGTACGTCGAGCCGTTGCCGATCCCGCTGGTCACGAAGAGCGCCAGGAAGCCGGTCAGGTACAGCGGCAGCGACCGCTGCCCGGCCGCGTACAGCACCAGCGCCGCGCCGCCGGCCATCGCGGCGAAGTTCCAGAAGGTCACCCGGGCTCCCCCGTACCGGTCGGCGAGCTGCCCACCGACCGGCCGGATCAGCGAGCCGACCAGCGGGCCGAGGAAGGTCAGCCAGGCCGCGTCGACCGGGGTGGCGAACCGGTCGGCGAACTCGATCTGGAGCACCTGGCCGAACGCGAAGCCGAACCCGATGAACGAGCCGAAGGTGCCGATGTAGAGCAGCGACATCACCCAGGTGTGCGGGTCCCGGGCGGCCTCGCGCAGCGCGCCGGGTTCGTTGCGGGCCGCCGGGACGTTGTCCAGCCAGCGGGCCGCGGCCAGCGCCGCCACCACGATCAGCGGCAGGTACACCGCCGGCACCAGCCGGGGGTACGCGGCCCCCGCCGTCGCCAGCACCGCCAGCCCGACCAGCTGCACCGCCGGCACGCCGAGGTTGCCGCCGCCGGCGTTGAGACCGAGCGCCCGGCCCTTGAGCCGTTCCGGGAAGAACAGGTTGATGTTCGCCATCGAGGAGGCGAAGTTGCCGCCACCGACGCCGGTCAGGCAGGCCAGCACCATCAGCGTCGGGTACGACACCCCGGGTTCCAGCAGCACCGCCATCGGTACCGCCGGCACGAGCAGCAGCAGCGCGCTGACGATGGTCCAGTTCCGGCCGCCGAACCGGGCCACCGCCAGGGTGTACGGCAGCCGCAGCACCGCGCCCAGCGCGGCCGGTACCGCCGTGAGCAGGAACTTGCCGGCCGGGTCGATGCCGTACTCGGGGCCGAGGAAGAGCACCGTCACCGACCAGAGGCTCCACACCGAGAAGCCGACGTGCTCGGCGAAGATCGACACCCACAGGTTGCGGCGGGCGATCGGCGCACCGGTGGTACGCCAGAACTCGGGGTCCTCGGGACGCCAGTCGTCCAGCCGGTGCCGGCGGCCCCGGGGTGGGCCGCTGTCGGGGTCGGCGGCGGGTGCGATGGTGGTGAGGGTGCTCACGGCGGCTCCTCCTCGTACCTGGTGGTGGCGGTCCGTCGACGGCGACGGGCCGGCAGTGGTGGCGGTCCGTCGGCGGTGACGGGTCGTCGGTGGCGGCGGCCCGCCGGTCGGTACGGCTCGGCCGCTGGTGCCGGGGAGGGACGCTAGGCGACGGCGGTTACCCCGGCGTGTCCGCTTTCGGGTCGGCGCGGATACGGGCCGCGCACGGGCCGGCCGGAGCCTCTGTGAGACCGGCCGGGTGTCGACTTCCGCCGATGTGCTGCCCCGGCGGCAAGTGAGCGGCTCTTGACAGGGCCGAAACAAACGGGACCCGGGGCGGAAACCGCCCGCCGGCACGCTTTGCCGACATGACAGACGGTGCACGAGCCGCGACCAGCCCGGGGCGGACGCCCCGCGAGGCGGCGACCCACTGCCCGTACTGCGCTCTCCAGTGCGGGATGGTCCTGCGCGACACGGGCGGTCGGATCGAGGTCCGGCCGCGCGACTTCCCGACCAACCGGGGCGGCCTGTGCCAGAAGGGCTGGACCGCCGCCGACCTGCTCGACCATCCGGAACGGCTGACCACCCCGCTGCTGCGCGCGCCGACCGGCGAACTGCGCCCGGCGTCCTGGGCCGAGGCGTACCACCGGATCGCCAGCCGGGTCCGCGACATCCAGACCGCGTACGGTCGCGACGCGGTCGCCGTCTTCGGCGGCGGCGGGCTCACCAACGAGAAGGCGTACGCGCTGGGCCGCTTCGCCCGCGTCACGCTGGGCACCCGCAACATCGACTACAACGGCCGGTTCTGCATGTCCTCGGCGGCGGCGGCCGGGCTACGCGCCTTCGGGCTGGACCGGGGCCTGCCCTTCCCGCTGGCCGACCTGGGTCGGGCCGACACTTTGCTGCTGGTCGGGGCGAACCCGGCCGAGACCATGCCGCCGCTGGCCCGCTACCTGACCGAACTGCGGGACCGGGGCGGGAAACTCATCGTCGTCGACCCCCGGGTCACCGCCACCGCCCGGCTGGCCGACCTGCACCTGCAACCGCTGCCCGGCACCGACCTGGCGGTGGCGAACGCGCTGCTGCACGTCGCGCTGACCGAGGGCTGGGTGGACCGGGAGTACGTGGCGGCCCGCACCGAGGGCTTCGACGCGGTCCGCCGGATCGCGGCGAGCTGGTGGCCGGCCCGCGCCGAGCGGCTCTCCGGGGTGCCGGTGGCCGACCTGGAGGCGACGGCACGGGCCCTGGCCACCGTCGACAACGCCATCATCCTGACCGCCCGGGGCGCGGAGCAGCACGCCAAGGGGGTCGACACGGTCAGCGCGTTCGTCAACCTGGCGCTGGCGCTGGGCCTGCCCGGCCGCCCCGGATCCGGGTACGGCTGCCTGACCGGCCAGGGCAACGGCCAGGGTGGCCGCGAGCACGGGCAGAAGGCCGACCAGCTGCCCGGGTACCGGAAGATCGACGACCCGGCGGCCCGGGAGCACGTGGCCGCCGTCTGGGGCGTACGCCCCGAGGACCTGCCCGGTCCGGGGGTGTCGGCGTACGAGCTGCTCGACTCGCTGGGTACGCCCGCCGGCCCGAAGGCGCTGCTGGTGTTCGGTTCGAACCCGGTGGTGTCGGCGCCCCGCGCCGCCCGGATCGAGGGTCGGCTGCGTGACCTGGACCTGCTGGTGGTGGCGGACTTCCTGCTGTCGGAGACGGCCGCCATCGCCGACGTGGTGCTGCCCACCGCCCAGTGGGCCGAGGAGGACGGCACGATGACCAACCTGGAGGGCCGGGTGTTGCGCCGCCGCGCGCTGCGTGAGCCGCCGCCCGGCGTCCGTACCGACCTGCGCGTCCTCGCCGACCTGGCGGCCGTGCTGCCGCCAGCGGCACGCCGGGCCGCCAGGGGCGGCCCGGCGGCGGAGGGCGGCCCGGCATTCGGATCCGGCCCGGCGTCCCGGGGCGGCACGACCGGCGGAACCTGGCCGGTCGTCGCCGGTGACCCGGCGGATCCGCGGCTGGTCTTCGCCGAGCTGCGCCGCGCCTCGGCCGGCGGGCCGGCCGACTACGCCGGGGTGACCTGGGAGCGGATCGACGCCGCCGACGGGGTGTTCTGGCCCTGCCCGGACGAGGGCGGGCCGGACAGTCCCCGGATGTTCACCGAACGGTTCGCCACCCCGGACGGCCGGGCCCGGTTCCAGCCGGTGGAGCACCGGCCGGCGGCCGAGGAGGTGTGCGCCGAGTACCCGCTGTACCTGACCACCGGCCGGGTACTGGCGCAGTACCAGTCGGGCACCCAGACCCGCCGGGTGGCGGCGCTGCGCCGGGCCGCCCCGGAGCCGTTCGTCGAGCTGCACCCGGAGCTGGCCGCCCGGCTCGACGTGGCCGAGGGTGACGAGCTGCGGGTCACCTCCCGACGGGGTGAGCTGCGCGCACCGGCCCGGATCAGTGCGGCGATCCGCCCGGACACGGTCTTCGCCCCGTTCCACTGGGGTGGCGCGGGCCGGGCCAACTCGGTCACCAACGACGCCCTCGACCCGGTCTCCCGGATGCCGGAGTTCAAGGTCTGCGCGGTCCGGGTGGAGAAGGTGGC
Proteins encoded in this region:
- the rplM gene encoding 50S ribosomal protein L13, with protein sequence MRTYSPKPGEIERQWHVIDASDVVLGRLATHAATLLRGKHKPTFAPHVDTGDFVVIVNAGKVALTGNKRQQKIAYRHSGYPGGLKQVGYEELLTKRPERAIELAVKGMLPHNKLGRQLIKKLKVYAGAEHPHAAQQPVPFEIKQIAQ
- a CDS encoding MFS transporter, translated to MAPAADPDSGPPRGRRHRLDDWRPEDPEFWRTTGAPIARRNLWVSIFAEHVGFSVWSLWSVTVLFLGPEYGIDPAGKFLLTAVPAALGAVLRLPYTLAVARFGGRNWTIVSALLLLVPAVPMAVLLEPGVSYPTLMVLACLTGVGGGNFASSMANINLFFPERLKGRALGLNAGGGNLGVPAVQLVGLAVLATAGAAYPRLVPAVYLPLIVVAALAAARWLDNVPAARNEPGALREAARDPHTWVMSLLYIGTFGSFIGFGFAFGQVLQIEFADRFATPVDAAWLTFLGPLVGSLIRPVGGQLADRYGGARVTFWNFAAMAGGAALVLYAAGQRSLPLYLTGFLALFVTSGIGNGSTYKMIPAIFRARVAGEVAQGRLDPADAERRARRLTGALIGIAGAVGASGGVLVNVAFRQSFLTWQSADAAYLAFIGCYALCLVVTWVVYRRPGSRLTGV
- a CDS encoding molybdopterin oxidoreductase family protein, with the protein product MTDGARAATSPGRTPREAATHCPYCALQCGMVLRDTGGRIEVRPRDFPTNRGGLCQKGWTAADLLDHPERLTTPLLRAPTGELRPASWAEAYHRIASRVRDIQTAYGRDAVAVFGGGGLTNEKAYALGRFARVTLGTRNIDYNGRFCMSSAAAAGLRAFGLDRGLPFPLADLGRADTLLLVGANPAETMPPLARYLTELRDRGGKLIVVDPRVTATARLADLHLQPLPGTDLAVANALLHVALTEGWVDREYVAARTEGFDAVRRIAASWWPARAERLSGVPVADLEATARALATVDNAIILTARGAEQHAKGVDTVSAFVNLALALGLPGRPGSGYGCLTGQGNGQGGREHGQKADQLPGYRKIDDPAAREHVAAVWGVRPEDLPGPGVSAYELLDSLGTPAGPKALLVFGSNPVVSAPRAARIEGRLRDLDLLVVADFLLSETAAIADVVLPTAQWAEEDGTMTNLEGRVLRRRALREPPPGVRTDLRVLADLAAVLPPAARRAARGGPAAEGGPAFGSGPASRGGTTGGTWPVVAGDPADPRLVFAELRRASAGGPADYAGVTWERIDAADGVFWPCPDEGGPDSPRMFTERFATPDGRARFQPVEHRPAAEEVCAEYPLYLTTGRVLAQYQSGTQTRRVAALRRAAPEPFVELHPELAARLDVAEGDELRVTSRRGELRAPARISAAIRPDTVFAPFHWGGAGRANSVTNDALDPVSRMPEFKVCAVRVEKVAR